The following coding sequences are from one Loxodonta africana isolate mLoxAfr1 chromosome 18, mLoxAfr1.hap2, whole genome shotgun sequence window:
- the LOC100663441 gene encoding LOW QUALITY PROTEIN: asialoglycoprotein receptor 1 (The sequence of the model RefSeq protein was modified relative to this genomic sequence to represent the inferred CDS: substituted 1 base at 1 genomic stop codon) produces MTKEYQDLQHLDNEDSDHLPQLRQGLPPPQPLLRRLCSGPCLLLLSLGLSLLLLIIICVIGSRSEGHRDSQLQKELQVLRGTFSNFTASTEAEVKALSTQGDGVGRKMKSLESQLLKQQQSMGEDHSNLLLHVKHFVSDLRSLSCQMAMLLGNGTERPCCPVNWVEYEGSCYWFSRSGKSWPEAQKYCQLEDAHLVVVTSWQEQNFIQHHTGSVNTWIGLTDKNGPWKWVDGTDYETGFKNWSPEQPDDWYGHGLGGGEDCAHFTDNGRWNDDVCQRPYRWVCETGLDKASXEDFHLEF; encoded by the exons ATGACCAAGGAGTACCAAGATCTTCAGCACCTGGACAATGAGGACAGTGACCATCTTCCTCAGCTCAGACAGG GGCTGCCTCCTCCCCAGCCCCTCTTGAGGCGTCTCTGCTCTGGACCCTGCCTCCTCCtgctctccctgggcctcagcctcCTTCTGCTGATCATCATCTGTGTGATTGGATCCCGAAGTGAGGGTCACAGGG ATTCCCAGCTGCAGAAGGAGCTGCAGGTCCTGAGAGGGACATTCAGCAACTTCACAGCGAGCACTGAGGCAGAGGTCAAGGCGCTGAGTACCCAGG GAGACGGTGTGGGCAGAAAGATGAAGAGCCTGGAATCCCAGCTGTTGAAGCAGCAGCAGTCAATGGGTGAAG ACCACTCCAACTTGCTGCTCCATGTGAAGCATTTTGTCTCTGACCTGCGCAGCCTGAGCTGCCAGATGGCCATGCTCCTGGGCAATG GCACTGAAAGGCCCTGCTGCCCTGTTAATTGGGTGGAGTATGAAGGCAGCTGCTACTGGTTCTCTCGTTCTGGGAAGTCCTGGCCCGAGGCCCAGAAGTACTGCCAGCTGGAGGACGCCCACCTGGTGGTGGTCACTTCCTGGCAGGAGCAG AATTTTATCCAGCACCACACAGGCTCTGTAAACACCTGGATAGGCCTCACCGACAAAAACGGGCCCTGGAAATGGGTGGATGGGACAGACTACGAGACAGGCTTCAA GAACTGGAGCCCAGAGCAGCCAGATGACTGGTATGGGCATGGCCTCGGAGGAGGTGAGGACTGTGCCCACTTCACTGACAATGGCCGTTGGAATGATGATGTCTGTCAGAGGCCCTACCGCTGGGTCTGCGAGACAGGGCTGGACAAGGCCAGCTAGGA GGATTTTCATCTAGAATTTTAG